One Paenibacillus sp. FSL H7-0737 DNA segment encodes these proteins:
- a CDS encoding sensor histidine kinase — protein sequence MERLDLKAFIRQLAEESVPELTKAEMTYEIDDQADELWIEASPKELVRAYENLITNAIRYGRSGGKVEIGFSKRGNEAVIRISNFGEMIAESDIPFIFERFYRAEKSRSQHTGGSGLGLAISKSIIERHNGVIYVESSPHRTDFITYFPFFIES from the coding sequence ATGGAGCGATTAGATTTAAAAGCATTTATACGGCAGCTAGCGGAAGAGTCAGTTCCCGAACTAACAAAGGCTGAAATGACCTATGAGATCGATGACCAAGCTGATGAGTTGTGGATAGAGGCTTCCCCTAAAGAATTAGTTCGTGCTTACGAAAATTTGATTACGAACGCGATCCGTTACGGTAGAAGCGGCGGGAAAGTGGAGATTGGTTTCAGTAAAAGGGGAAATGAAGCGGTTATCCGCATTAGCAATTTTGGAGAGATGATCGCAGAGAGTGATATTCCGTTTATTTTTGAACGATTCTATCGAGCAGAGAAGTCTCGTTCACAGCATACAGGCGGTTCAGGCCTAGGTCTTGCCATTTCCAAAAGTATCATCGAACGCCACAATGGCGTTATTTATGTAGAAAGCTCCCCACATCGGACGGATTTTATCACCTATTTCCCATTCTTCATAGAATCTTAA
- the ligA gene encoding NAD-dependent DNA ligase LigA produces MDAMHVMEELVAELNNYNYHYYTLDAPLVSDKEYDVLYDKLVALEAESGFVLPDSPTQRVGGELLKGFTPHRHLAPLWSLDKAQNIEQLRSWNTRVLRLVNEYNLKNPGNPLPDPCYAVELKFDGLTLNLTYRNGVLEQASTRGNGVIGEGILAQVKTIKSVPLTIPFKEGVIEVQGEGIMNLSVLADYNTRAAEPLKNARNAAAGALRNLNPKTTAERRLNAYFYNVGFGEGVEFADHQEMMDFLRNNKFKVNPYLTYCNDFDDVTEQLAGIEESRSSLDYLIDGAVIKVTDFRIREVLGYTDKFPRWAVAYKFEAEETTTVLESVSWNVGRTGKVTPLARVEAVELAGVTVQNCTLNNVGDIERKNLKFALGSRVFIRRSNDVIPEILGKVTEENDGGEIIFPEDCPACGFPLEMRGAHLFCNNKLNCRPQIISRITHFASRDAMDIETFSEKTAGQLYDELNVHDSADLYELSFEQLVQLNRFGEKKAQNLLQALEDSKGRDLASFLFALGIPNTGKATTKMLADHFRDLDAVMQAKAEELAELPDIGGIVAESIVNFFADPIVVANVARLRALGVEAKAPEAARPVSTDSFFSGKTVVLTGSLQKLTRDEAAERLEALGAKVSGSVSKKTDLVIAGEKAGSKLAKAQQLGIQVIEDEDELIRLLEM; encoded by the coding sequence ATGGATGCTATGCATGTGATGGAAGAGCTTGTTGCGGAGTTAAATAATTATAATTACCACTATTACACGCTGGATGCTCCGCTAGTCAGCGATAAGGAATACGATGTTTTATACGACAAGCTTGTAGCACTGGAGGCTGAGAGTGGCTTCGTACTACCGGATTCACCTACACAACGTGTAGGTGGAGAGCTGCTTAAGGGCTTCACGCCGCATCGGCATCTGGCTCCGCTTTGGAGTCTCGATAAAGCACAGAATATTGAACAGCTGCGGAGCTGGAATACGCGGGTACTCCGCTTAGTGAATGAGTACAATCTTAAGAACCCAGGCAACCCTCTACCTGATCCTTGTTATGCAGTAGAACTGAAGTTTGATGGCTTGACGCTGAATCTAACCTATCGGAATGGTGTTCTCGAACAGGCATCGACGCGTGGTAATGGTGTCATTGGTGAAGGAATACTTGCTCAGGTGAAGACCATTAAGTCTGTTCCATTAACGATTCCTTTTAAAGAAGGTGTTATTGAGGTTCAGGGTGAAGGGATTATGAATCTGTCTGTGCTCGCTGATTATAATACCCGGGCTGCAGAGCCGCTTAAGAATGCACGTAATGCGGCGGCAGGTGCACTGCGCAATCTTAATCCGAAGACTACTGCAGAACGTCGTTTGAATGCATATTTCTATAATGTAGGTTTTGGAGAAGGTGTAGAGTTCGCCGATCATCAGGAGATGATGGATTTTCTACGGAATAACAAATTCAAAGTAAATCCTTATCTGACTTACTGTAATGATTTCGATGATGTGACTGAGCAGCTTGCTGGAATCGAGGAGAGTCGTTCAAGTCTTGATTACCTCATTGATGGAGCGGTGATCAAGGTGACGGATTTCCGTATTCGTGAAGTTCTTGGTTACACTGACAAGTTCCCTCGCTGGGCAGTGGCTTATAAATTTGAAGCTGAAGAAACAACGACCGTGCTTGAGTCTGTTAGCTGGAATGTAGGACGTACAGGTAAAGTGACTCCTTTAGCTCGTGTTGAAGCCGTAGAGCTTGCTGGAGTTACCGTACAGAATTGCACATTAAATAATGTGGGCGATATTGAGCGCAAAAACTTGAAATTCGCCTTAGGCTCACGAGTGTTTATTCGGCGTTCTAATGATGTTATCCCGGAAATTCTCGGCAAGGTAACGGAAGAGAATGACGGAGGAGAAATTATTTTCCCTGAGGATTGCCCGGCTTGTGGATTTCCGCTAGAAATGCGCGGTGCGCATCTTTTCTGTAATAATAAGCTGAACTGTAGACCGCAAATTATTAGTCGGATCACCCATTTCGCTTCACGAGATGCGATGGATATTGAGACGTTTAGTGAGAAGACGGCAGGTCAGCTCTACGACGAGCTTAATGTTCATGATTCTGCGGATCTGTATGAATTGTCCTTTGAGCAGCTTGTACAGCTGAACCGTTTCGGGGAGAAAAAAGCACAGAATTTGCTGCAAGCGTTAGAGGATAGCAAAGGTCGCGATCTCGCCTCATTCCTCTTTGCGTTAGGAATCCCTAACACAGGTAAAGCAACAACTAAGATGCTGGCTGATCATTTCCGCGATCTGGATGCTGTGATGCAGGCTAAAGCGGAAGAACTTGCCGAGTTGCCAGACATTGGCGGGATTGTCGCCGAGAGTATTGTTAACTTCTTCGCAGATCCTATAGTTGTGGCGAATGTTGCTCGGTTGCGGGCGCTTGGGGTTGAAGCAAAAGCTCCTGAGGCCGCACGCCCTGTTAGCACGGATTCCTTCTTTAGCGGAAAAACGGTAGTGTTGACCGGTTCATTACAAAAGCTTACACGTGACGAAGCCGCCGAACGTCTGGAAGCACTCGGAGCGAAGGTGTCTGGAAGTGTATCTAAGAAGACGGATTTGGTTATTGCCGGCGAGAAGGCAGGTAGTAAACTGGCCAAAGCACAGCAGCTGGGCATTCAGGTCATCGAGGATGAGGATGAGCTGATTCGACTGCTGGAGATGTAA
- a CDS encoding MFS transporter, with protein MKNNPSSAAAQTNTKDKELRNLQQATIYKILLAVSFVHLFNDSIQAVIPAIFPILKDNLMLSFAQIGWISFALNMTSSVIQPVIGYAADRKPRPILLPLGMCSTFLGVLLLAYANNYILVLFSVMLIGFGSATFHPEGMRVAHMAAGQRKGLSQSIFQVGGNAGQSLGPMLTKWIFIPFGQIGALGFTIVAAAGIAVQTYVARWYREMLDAGYTFHKKSTARAIDPTRRKSIRTATIILVFLVFVRSWYGASIGSYYAFYLMDKYQMTLDKAQIYIFMYLAAGAVGTFFGGPLADRFGRRNLILLSMVGTVPFALALPFVNQMWAAILLLIGGFILLSSFSVTVIYAQMLYPGNIGTVSGLITGLAFGLGGIGSLVLGNLIDSIGISKVFIACGFLPLLGFLALLLPRDEKLEEWAAQ; from the coding sequence ATGAAAAACAATCCATCTAGTGCTGCGGCCCAAACAAACACCAAGGACAAGGAGCTCCGTAATCTGCAGCAAGCAACAATCTATAAGATTTTGCTGGCTGTCAGCTTTGTTCATTTATTTAACGATTCTATTCAGGCAGTCATCCCTGCAATCTTTCCTATTCTCAAAGATAACTTAATGCTCTCCTTCGCTCAGATCGGGTGGATCTCCTTTGCCTTAAACATGACGTCCTCCGTTATCCAACCAGTCATTGGGTATGCGGCTGATCGTAAGCCACGTCCTATATTGTTACCACTGGGTATGTGCAGCACATTTCTAGGCGTACTTTTATTGGCTTATGCCAACAACTATATTCTTGTATTGTTTTCCGTCATGCTAATTGGCTTCGGATCTGCTACCTTTCATCCGGAAGGCATGCGTGTTGCTCATATGGCTGCCGGTCAACGGAAAGGTCTTTCGCAATCTATTTTTCAAGTCGGCGGTAACGCTGGACAATCTTTAGGACCAATGCTCACGAAATGGATATTCATTCCCTTTGGGCAGATCGGGGCTCTTGGCTTCACTATCGTTGCGGCTGCCGGAATTGCCGTACAGACCTATGTCGCTCGCTGGTATCGAGAGATGCTGGATGCGGGATATACGTTTCATAAGAAATCAACAGCTCGCGCAATCGATCCTACCCGCCGCAAAAGTATTCGAACGGCAACAATCATCCTCGTGTTCCTAGTCTTTGTAAGATCTTGGTACGGCGCTTCTATCGGCAGTTACTACGCTTTCTATTTAATGGACAAATATCAAATGACGCTTGATAAGGCCCAAATCTATATTTTTATGTATCTGGCAGCTGGAGCTGTCGGTACATTCTTTGGAGGCCCACTGGCAGACCGCTTCGGACGGCGTAATCTCATTCTTCTCTCTATGGTCGGAACAGTGCCCTTCGCACTGGCTCTACCCTTCGTGAACCAAATGTGGGCAGCTATACTCTTACTGATTGGCGGCTTCATCCTTTTGTCCAGCTTCTCTGTTACTGTAATCTATGCTCAGATGCTTTATCCAGGCAATATCGGAACAGTTTCAGGGTTAATCACTGGTCTTGCTTTTGGGCTCGGAGGAATTGGCTCCTTGGTACTCGGCAATCTGATTGACAGCATTGGAATTTCAAAAGTGTTTATAGCTTGTGGATTCCTACCTCTTTTGGGTTTCCTTGCTCTCCTGCTTCCTAGAGACGAGAAACTAGAAGAATGGGCCGCTCAATAA
- a CDS encoding transglycosylase domain-containing protein codes for MNAVTEKKQSVAHSGKDGRWIVRTRILRLGYLLFDGSIIGIIIALVGLLYVFQYGGQVVKQQEDKLQLPESSIIKTSDGTTLRMIPLPGSGYRHSAELEEMPALLINTFLAVEDRRFYRHQGLDYKGISRAFLNNIVDMDLSEGGSSITQQLARNLYLNRNKNVIRKLNEASIALALERQLSKREILGLYLNQIYMGRGQYGVKAAAERYFGVSDLKKLEIWQIATLAGIPKGPSIYNPVDNSTLSKTRRNLVLQIMLDQGLITKEQMLEARDKKYQPPAANKVEVIGVHYVDATLKEAAQITGKSVEELRTGGYTIVTGLNIKAQQALEQAFLKGSSFPPDGKDQQVEAAMTIMDHRTGEVVALIGGREQNEGSLNRATIDARQPGSSFKPIIDYGPALESGKFSPNSILSDRKYAYGNYVPENLNGVYQGQITMSRALQKSVNAPAVWLLKQVGISSARQFAAKLGIVLTEEDNHLSIALGGLHNGVSPLKMTQAYGVFANGGKFNEAHMVRTIMDSKGKVVYSHLSESRQVISQRTAEAMTMMLRNVVNEGTGKKAQMNRPVAGKTGTTQLDLPGVSKKANRDLWFVGYTSEWTAAVWIGFDRTNKDNYMTEGSGKAAALFSTVMSKALSGY; via the coding sequence ATGAATGCCGTTACCGAAAAAAAACAAAGTGTAGCCCATTCAGGCAAGGATGGCAGATGGATCGTGCGTACCCGGATACTCCGTCTGGGGTATTTATTATTTGATGGGAGTATCATTGGAATAATAATAGCGCTCGTGGGTTTGCTTTACGTATTTCAATACGGCGGGCAAGTGGTTAAACAGCAAGAGGATAAACTTCAGCTGCCGGAATCGAGCATCATTAAGACCTCGGATGGGACGACATTACGAATGATCCCTTTACCGGGCTCGGGGTATAGACATTCAGCGGAGCTGGAGGAAATGCCTGCATTATTGATAAATACTTTTTTAGCGGTGGAGGACCGGCGCTTTTATAGGCATCAGGGATTAGATTATAAAGGAATTTCTCGCGCTTTTCTAAATAATATTGTGGATATGGATCTCTCCGAGGGCGGGAGTAGTATTACTCAGCAGCTAGCTCGCAATCTTTATTTGAATAGGAACAAGAATGTCATACGTAAGCTAAACGAAGCATCCATTGCTCTTGCATTGGAGAGGCAGTTATCAAAACGAGAGATTCTAGGGCTTTACCTTAATCAGATTTATATGGGGCGTGGACAATATGGAGTAAAGGCAGCTGCGGAGCGTTACTTCGGCGTATCCGATTTGAAAAAACTAGAAATATGGCAAATCGCCACCTTGGCGGGAATCCCTAAAGGACCGTCTATTTATAATCCGGTAGACAATAGTACATTATCCAAAACAAGAAGGAATCTCGTTCTACAGATTATGTTAGATCAAGGACTGATTACTAAAGAACAAATGCTTGAGGCCAGAGATAAAAAGTATCAACCTCCCGCTGCGAACAAAGTAGAAGTCATTGGTGTGCATTATGTGGACGCTACGCTTAAGGAAGCGGCTCAGATCACTGGGAAGTCTGTGGAGGAGCTTCGAACGGGTGGCTACACTATCGTTACAGGGTTGAACATTAAAGCACAGCAGGCGCTAGAGCAGGCATTTCTAAAGGGTTCTTCTTTTCCGCCTGACGGAAAAGATCAGCAGGTAGAAGCAGCTATGACCATAATGGATCATCGTACAGGTGAAGTGGTGGCACTAATTGGTGGGCGTGAACAAAATGAGGGGAGCTTGAACAGAGCTACAATAGATGCGCGGCAGCCAGGCTCCAGCTTCAAGCCGATCATTGATTATGGACCCGCGCTAGAGAGCGGGAAGTTTAGCCCGAATAGCATACTTTCTGATCGCAAATACGCTTATGGAAACTATGTACCTGAGAATTTGAACGGTGTGTATCAAGGTCAAATCACAATGAGTAGAGCGCTGCAAAAATCCGTGAATGCGCCAGCTGTTTGGCTTTTGAAGCAGGTTGGAATCTCCTCTGCACGGCAATTTGCAGCCAAATTAGGAATTGTACTGACAGAGGAGGATAACCATTTATCAATAGCTTTAGGAGGGCTTCATAATGGGGTATCGCCACTTAAAATGACACAAGCCTATGGTGTCTTTGCTAATGGAGGTAAATTCAATGAGGCTCATATGGTACGCACGATAATGGATTCAAAAGGGAAGGTTGTGTATTCACATCTCTCCGAATCACGGCAGGTAATATCGCAACGAACCGCAGAGGCAATGACGATGATGCTACGTAATGTTGTCAATGAAGGAACGGGCAAAAAAGCGCAAATGAACAGGCCTGTAGCGGGGAAAACCGGAACAACCCAATTGGATCTGCCAGGCGTAAGCAAGAAAGCTAACCGGGATTTGTGGTTTGTTGGTTATACTTCGGAATGGACAGCTGCAGTGTGGATTGGGTTTGATCGTACAAATAAGGATAATTATATGACAGAGGGCAGCGGGAAGGCTGCCGCTCTATTTTCTACAGTCATGAGTAAGGCGTTAAGTGGTTACTGA
- a CDS encoding response regulator transcription factor encodes MKRETILLVDDEKEIVELLSIYLCNEGYRLLKAYDGMEALACLQKEEVDLIILDVMMPKMDGLAACMKIREDRKMPIIILSAKNTDMDKISGLSIGADDYVGKPFNPLEIVARVKSQLRRYHAFNKDSSSLGNDSKLSFEDLTIDTSKHEVHIDQQKIKLTPREFSILELLARHQGQVLSLEQIYDKVWNEPFLDGGNTVMVHIRNLRDKIEVDSKRPRYIQTVWGVGYKLDGPS; translated from the coding sequence GTGAAGAGAGAAACGATTTTGTTAGTAGATGATGAGAAGGAAATTGTAGAGCTGTTATCGATATACCTCTGTAATGAGGGCTATCGCCTGCTTAAAGCTTATGATGGGATGGAGGCACTGGCGTGTCTGCAGAAGGAAGAAGTGGATCTAATCATTCTTGATGTCATGATGCCTAAGATGGATGGATTAGCTGCATGTATGAAGATCCGTGAAGATCGGAAGATGCCGATTATTATCCTTTCAGCCAAAAATACGGATATGGACAAAATCTCAGGACTTAGCATAGGAGCGGACGACTACGTGGGCAAGCCGTTTAATCCTTTGGAGATTGTGGCACGAGTTAAGTCACAGCTGCGTCGTTATCACGCTTTCAATAAAGATAGTAGTAGCCTAGGGAATGACAGCAAACTGAGCTTTGAAGATTTAACTATAGATACGTCTAAGCATGAGGTACATATAGACCAGCAGAAGATTAAGCTGACCCCCCGGGAATTTTCTATTTTAGAGCTTTTGGCAAGGCACCAAGGTCAAGTGCTCAGCTTAGAGCAGATATACGATAAGGTGTGGAACGAACCATTTTTAGATGGGGGCAATACTGTTATGGTACATATTCGTAACCTCCGCGACAAAATCGAAGTGGATTCGAAGCGCCCCCGTTATATCCAAACCGTCTGGGGAGTTGGCTATAAATTAGATGGACCTTCCTGA
- a CDS encoding histidine kinase dimerization/phospho-acceptor domain-containing protein has protein sequence MNSKYITTIRWKFIYAFLLSVLSGGLLLFAGYQLVNFMIYLNPVSESAPYSRILRWIINHIGSMPLLTAAGIISFLLFFFIYTRKVVLYLEEITKGIREITSSGMSHRIEVRTTDELGVLAENINEMAERLQHSVEEERKAVNAKNDLITGVSHDLRTPLTSVLGFLEYIEQDRCQEEVEIRYYVSIAYNKSLVLRKLIDDLF, from the coding sequence TTGAATTCAAAATATATAACTACGATTCGTTGGAAGTTTATATACGCCTTTTTGCTTAGTGTGCTTTCCGGTGGATTACTGCTGTTTGCAGGTTACCAGCTCGTTAATTTCATGATCTATCTGAATCCAGTGTCAGAGTCGGCTCCCTATTCACGTATCTTACGCTGGATCATTAATCATATTGGCTCTATGCCACTGCTGACCGCAGCTGGTATTATCAGCTTTTTACTGTTCTTTTTTATCTATACTCGTAAAGTAGTACTGTATCTGGAGGAGATCACCAAAGGAATTCGGGAAATCACAAGCTCCGGGATGTCGCACCGAATTGAAGTCAGAACCACGGACGAGCTGGGAGTGCTGGCTGAGAATATTAATGAAATGGCTGAACGTTTGCAGCACTCTGTGGAAGAGGAACGTAAAGCTGTGAATGCAAAAAATGACTTGATCACGGGTGTCTCCCACGATTTACGAACCCCCCTTACCTCTGTCCTCGGTTTTCTGGAATATATCGAGCAAGATCGATGCCAGGAAGAAGTAGAAATACGATATTACGTGAGCATAGCCTACAACAAATCCCTTGTGCTGCGTAAACTAATCGACGATCTTTTTTGA
- the pcrA gene encoding DNA helicase PcrA codes for MQLISIQDAVSRLNPPQRQAVETTEGPLLIMAGAGSGKTRVLTHRIAWLIANRKAPPWAILAITFTNKAAREMQERVSKLVGPEGRDIWVSTFHSMCVRILRKDIERIGFTSNFSILDSTDQLSVIRNCMKELNIDTKKFEPKAVQAIISASKNELITPAQYEQKVGDYFEGLVAKVYKMYQRRLRSNNSLDFDDLIMKTIELFKEVPEVLDFYQKKFKYIHVDEYQDTNRAQYMLCRMLADSHHRICVVGDSDQSIYRWRGADITNILNFEEDYPEAKTILLEQNYRSTANILNAANGVIALNSGRKPKKLWTDSEEGAKIKVYRADSEHDEGYFVTGEISKNVKQGQAYQNHAILYRTNAQSRVIEEILIKSDIPYQIVGGIKFYDRKEIKDLLAYLRLLSNPDDDISLTRIINVPKRGLGDTTVGKLVAAAGERGVSIFRVLQTVDDLGFAGRTRNMLVEFYDMIEALHRMVEFLSVTELTEKILEMSQYRLELQNENTLESRSRLENIDEFLSVTMEFEKNNEDKSLVSFLTDLALIADIDSVNDDEEDRSDAVVLMTMHSAKGLEFPTVFIVGMEEGVFPHSRAFQDNDELEEERRLAYVGITRAEKQLFLSCARMRTLFGRTTANQPSRFIEEIPEELKEDTAKTQDRFQRGGSEVGGAYGGRGFSGGSRGNFGGRSGAAGAAPIGSGSTASAATSKSSVTVTSGGAQRATGAGAAAAGEYKAGDKVSHGKWGTGTVVAVKGTGNDTELQIAFPAPVGVKRLLAGFAPITRVE; via the coding sequence ATGCAACTTATTAGCATACAAGACGCAGTAAGTCGACTGAATCCTCCACAAAGACAGGCTGTCGAAACTACTGAAGGACCACTTTTGATTATGGCTGGTGCGGGCAGTGGGAAGACGAGAGTGTTGACTCATAGAATTGCCTGGCTGATTGCCAATCGAAAGGCGCCGCCTTGGGCGATTTTGGCGATTACGTTTACGAATAAAGCCGCGCGGGAAATGCAGGAACGTGTATCTAAGCTTGTCGGACCTGAGGGAAGAGATATCTGGGTATCCACCTTTCACTCTATGTGTGTTCGGATTTTGCGGAAGGATATCGAGCGGATTGGTTTTACCTCCAACTTTTCCATTCTGGACTCTACAGATCAGTTATCCGTAATACGTAACTGTATGAAGGAACTGAATATTGATACGAAGAAATTCGAACCAAAAGCTGTGCAGGCTATCATTAGCGCATCCAAGAATGAGCTGATCACTCCGGCGCAGTATGAGCAGAAGGTTGGCGATTATTTTGAAGGCTTAGTTGCAAAGGTATATAAGATGTATCAAAGGCGTCTAAGAAGCAATAACTCGCTTGATTTTGATGATTTGATTATGAAGACCATCGAACTGTTTAAGGAAGTTCCCGAGGTACTTGATTTCTACCAAAAGAAATTCAAATACATCCACGTGGATGAGTATCAGGATACGAACAGAGCGCAGTATATGTTGTGCCGTATGCTCGCTGATAGCCACCACCGGATTTGTGTGGTAGGGGATAGTGACCAGTCGATTTATCGCTGGCGCGGAGCGGATATTACGAACATTCTTAATTTTGAAGAGGACTATCCAGAAGCGAAGACCATTCTTCTAGAGCAGAACTACCGTTCAACTGCTAATATCTTGAATGCAGCCAATGGTGTGATCGCACTCAATAGTGGACGTAAGCCGAAGAAGCTGTGGACCGATTCCGAGGAAGGCGCCAAGATTAAGGTATACCGGGCGGACTCCGAGCATGATGAAGGTTACTTTGTAACCGGAGAAATCAGCAAAAATGTGAAACAGGGTCAAGCCTACCAGAATCATGCGATACTGTATCGTACGAATGCCCAGTCACGGGTAATCGAGGAAATTCTAATTAAATCTGATATTCCGTATCAAATCGTAGGCGGGATTAAGTTCTATGATCGTAAAGAAATCAAAGATCTGCTCGCTTATTTACGCCTGTTATCTAACCCTGATGATGATATCAGCCTGACGCGTATTATTAATGTACCTAAGCGGGGATTAGGGGATACAACGGTTGGTAAGCTGGTGGCTGCGGCTGGTGAGCGTGGTGTTTCTATTTTCCGCGTACTGCAAACTGTAGATGATTTGGGCTTTGCCGGACGGACGCGGAATATGCTAGTAGAGTTCTACGATATGATTGAAGCTCTGCACCGTATGGTGGAGTTCTTGTCCGTAACAGAACTGACGGAAAAAATACTGGAGATGTCGCAGTACCGTTTGGAGCTGCAAAATGAAAACACTCTCGAATCTCGCTCGCGACTAGAGAATATCGATGAGTTCTTGTCCGTGACGATGGAGTTTGAAAAGAATAACGAGGACAAGTCGCTTGTCTCCTTCCTCACGGATCTTGCACTTATCGCAGATATTGATAGTGTGAATGATGATGAAGAGGACCGTAGTGACGCTGTAGTCCTGATGACGATGCACAGCGCCAAAGGTCTGGAGTTCCCAACGGTATTTATCGTCGGGATGGAAGAAGGCGTGTTCCCGCACAGCCGAGCCTTCCAAGACAACGATGAGCTCGAAGAGGAACGCCGGCTTGCATATGTAGGGATCACCCGCGCCGAGAAACAATTGTTTCTCTCTTGCGCGCGGATGCGTACGCTCTTTGGGCGGACGACGGCGAATCAGCCGTCCCGCTTCATTGAAGAGATTCCGGAGGAGTTGAAGGAAGATACCGCGAAGACGCAGGACCGCTTCCAACGCGGAGGCTCAGAGGTAGGCGGTGCTTACGGCGGACGCGGCTTCAGTGGCGGCAGTCGTGGGAACTTCGGCGGCCGAAGTGGAGCTGCTGGTGCGGCGCCGATTGGCAGCGGAAGCACAGCGTCCGCAGCGACAAGCAAGAGCAGCGTGACCGTAACCTCCGGAGGCGCACAGCGCGCTACTGGAGCAGGGGCTGCAGCAGCTGGCGAATACAAAGCGGGTGATAAAGTTTCGCACGGCAAATGGGGCACTGGCACCGTTGTAGCTGTAAAGGGCACCGGGAATGATACGGAGTTGCAGATTGCTTTTCCGGCACCAGTGGGTGTAAAACGACTGCTTGCAGGGTTTGCGCCGATTACCAGGGTGGAATAA
- a CDS encoding heptaprenylglyceryl phosphate synthase, with the protein MKSVQQMIKPWRHVFKLDPDRMISDEDLEAVCLSGTDAILIGGSTGVTYENTVDLLARVKQFELTCALEVSELEAAVPGFDLYMIPMVLNTPDPAWIVGHHRRAIERYGFMIPWDSLLTEGYIVLNSDSSVARITGAETAIDAEEAAAYAQVADRLMSLPIVYLEYSGRFGDMETVRTVREMVDHAQLFYGGGITCEAEAEQAAALCDTVVVGNIIYSDVQQALLTVAAVKKTVQEKFD; encoded by the coding sequence ATGAAATCAGTGCAGCAAATGATCAAACCTTGGCGGCATGTATTTAAGCTAGACCCTGACCGGATGATTTCGGATGAGGATTTGGAGGCCGTTTGCTTATCTGGCACGGATGCCATACTGATAGGGGGCTCAACAGGAGTAACCTATGAGAATACAGTGGATCTCCTAGCAAGAGTAAAACAGTTTGAGTTAACTTGTGCACTTGAGGTATCCGAACTTGAAGCTGCTGTTCCCGGATTTGATCTTTATATGATCCCTATGGTGCTTAATACGCCCGATCCAGCTTGGATTGTAGGCCATCATCGCCGAGCTATTGAACGCTATGGATTTATGATTCCATGGGATTCGCTTCTAACGGAAGGTTATATTGTGCTGAATAGTGACTCTTCAGTTGCACGGATTACAGGGGCTGAGACGGCCATTGATGCTGAAGAAGCGGCTGCTTATGCTCAGGTTGCGGACAGGCTGATGTCACTGCCGATTGTTTATCTTGAATACAGCGGTAGGTTCGGGGATATGGAGACTGTGCGGACGGTACGCGAAATGGTGGATCACGCCCAACTTTTTTATGGTGGGGGCATTACTTGTGAGGCGGAAGCCGAGCAGGCAGCAGCTCTATGTGATACAGTAGTGGTCGGCAATATTATTTATAGTGATGTACAGCAGGCACTGCTAACAGTTGCGGCTGTAAAAAAGACAGTACAAGAGAAATTCGATTAA